Proteins from a single region of Choloepus didactylus isolate mChoDid1 chromosome 10, mChoDid1.pri, whole genome shotgun sequence:
- the LOC119545494 gene encoding lysine-specific demethylase PHF2-like isoform X2: MCVKDSYTDFRIGSGGVSAWFHMLRGEKICLMKPASAPSSLYEFCHSASNNSEMFFVDQDENEALAFGLVYMPQVLRNLGSSCCLIESKKLKFSMELADHGLKNRS, encoded by the exons ATGTGTGTGAAGGACAGCTACACTGACTTCCGCATCGGTTCAGGAGGTGTCTCTGCCTGGTTCCACATGCTCAGG GGTGAGAAGATCTGTCTCATGAAGCCGGCCTCGGCGCCCTCCTCCCTTTACGAGTTCTGCCATTCGGCCTCCAACAACAGTGAGATGTTCTTTGTCGACCAG GATGAAAATGAGGCTCTCGCTTTTGGATTGGTTTATATGCCTCAG GTTCTCAGAAATCTGGGAAGCAGCTGCTGCCTCATTGAGTCCAAGAAGCTGAAATTCTCAATGGAGCTTGCAGATCATGGACTGAAAAACAG GTCATAA
- the LOC119545494 gene encoding jmjC domain-containing histone demethylation protein 1-like isoform X1, which translates to MCVKDSYTDFRIGSGGVSAWFHMLRGEKICLMKPASAPSSLYEFCHSASNNSEMFFVDQDENEALAFGLVYMPQVLRNLGSSCCLIESKKLKFSMELADHGLKNRSGIRVFIEAPSIQRLTRWKRGTLF; encoded by the exons ATGTGTGTGAAGGACAGCTACACTGACTTCCGCATCGGTTCAGGAGGTGTCTCTGCCTGGTTCCACATGCTCAGG GGTGAGAAGATCTGTCTCATGAAGCCGGCCTCGGCGCCCTCCTCCCTTTACGAGTTCTGCCATTCGGCCTCCAACAACAGTGAGATGTTCTTTGTCGACCAG GATGAAAATGAGGCTCTCGCTTTTGGATTGGTTTATATGCCTCAG GTTCTCAGAAATCTGGGAAGCAGCTGCTGCCTCATTGAGTCCAAGAAGCTGAAATTCTCAATGGAGCTTGCAGATCATGGACTGAAAAACAG GTCTGGAATTCGAGTATTCATCGAGGCCCCCAGTATACAAAGACTCACCAGGTGGAAGAGGGGGACGTTGTTTTAA